A window of the Chloroflexus sp. Y-396-1 genome harbors these coding sequences:
- a CDS encoding glycosyl hydrolase family 18 protein — MRIGTIITGIIYLSALATAGLLLWQTLQMSSTLITLPTGATTPTAATAPTATSAPVLILPTPIPPTPLPTAAPPEPETIGYHPKSGRYIAVWLPPNFVGDARDSFFANVDIIDDISPFWYTTDASGRLYGQRDDELVEIAHKHNVRIIPSIHNVNNPGAVVPVLSNPQLRARHIQNIVDEVLARNYDGIDIDYESLAPSLRDDFTAFIVDLAAALHAHNKLLTVAVHAKDRDDGGLGAFQDWAAIGPHVDQLRIMTYDYHWRGSGPGPVAPAYWIEAVANYAREVVDPAKVLLGVHFYGYDWPPTGNATARPWRIIEEIINEYQPTVSFIERNARGRVGESTFTYRTSAGTRTVWFMTDTGLADKIATVQRLDLAGIAIWQLGYERPEYWQTVRANLVQDSTLTQRALNALLPDH, encoded by the coding sequence TGGTGCCACCACCCCAACGGCAGCAACTGCACCGACGGCCACGTCTGCACCGGTACTGATCTTACCCACCCCAATCCCGCCAACACCGCTACCCACTGCGGCGCCGCCTGAGCCAGAAACGATTGGCTACCATCCGAAGAGTGGTCGCTACATTGCAGTCTGGCTACCACCGAACTTCGTCGGCGATGCCCGAGATTCGTTCTTTGCCAACGTTGATATTATCGATGACATCAGTCCCTTCTGGTACACCACCGATGCCAGTGGCCGACTGTACGGTCAGCGAGACGATGAGCTGGTAGAGATCGCTCATAAACACAACGTGCGGATCATCCCATCCATCCACAACGTCAATAATCCTGGTGCTGTCGTGCCTGTGTTGAGCAATCCGCAACTGCGCGCACGGCATATTCAGAATATCGTCGATGAGGTATTGGCCCGCAACTACGATGGGATCGACATCGATTACGAATCACTGGCGCCGTCGCTCCGTGATGACTTCACCGCGTTTATTGTTGACCTTGCCGCTGCCTTGCACGCGCACAACAAACTGCTTACCGTGGCCGTGCATGCCAAAGATCGCGACGACGGTGGCCTGGGGGCCTTTCAAGACTGGGCAGCGATTGGGCCGCACGTCGATCAGTTACGGATCATGACCTACGATTACCACTGGCGTGGCTCCGGGCCTGGCCCGGTCGCACCGGCCTACTGGATCGAAGCAGTGGCAAACTACGCCCGCGAGGTGGTCGATCCGGCGAAAGTCTTACTAGGAGTACATTTCTACGGCTACGATTGGCCGCCAACTGGGAATGCAACAGCCCGACCGTGGCGCATCATTGAAGAAATCATCAACGAATATCAGCCAACGGTCAGTTTTATCGAGCGCAACGCTCGCGGTCGGGTCGGCGAGAGCACCTTTACCTATCGAACCAGCGCCGGCACCCGCACAGTCTGGTTTATGACCGATACCGGCCTGGCCGATAAAATTGCAACTGTACAGCGGCTCGATCTGGCCGGGATCGCTATCTGGCAGTTGGGGTACGAACGGCCCGAATACTGGCAGACCGTGCGTGCCAATCTGGTACAAGATTCGACGTTGACTCAGCGGGCCTTAAATGCGTTGTTGCCCGATCACTGA